From Bacteroides uniformis:
GAAGAATGAAGAATGAAGAATGAAGAATTTGGGAATATCGTATGAATAAGCTGCTAAAAAAGACGTTGAAAATCATCTTACCCATTTTATTGGGTGGTTTTATCCTCTATTGGGTATATCGTGATTTTGACTTTTCAAAGGCAGAAGAAGTTCTCCTTCATCAGACGAACTGGTGGTGGATGTTGTTGTCCTTGTTCTTCGGTGTGATGAGCCATGTGTTACGAGGCTGGCGTTGGAAGCAGACTTTGGAGCCGCTGGATGCTCATCCCAAAACAAGCGATTGCGTTGATGCCATTTTTGTATCTTATGCCACCAATCTGGTACTGCCCCGTGTGGGAGAGGTTTCGCGTTGTGGAGTACTTGCCAAATATGATAATGTTTCCTTTGCAAAGTCCCTGGGGACGGTGGTGACGGAGCGGTTGGTAGATACGCTTTGCATTCTGCTGATTACGGGGATTACTTTTTTGGCGCAGATGCCTGTCTTTTTCCGTTTTTTCGAGGAGACGGGCACCAAGATTCCTTCGCTGGTGCATCTTGTGACTTCCCCTTGGTTTTATGTGGCTCTTTTTTCTATTATTGGTGTTTTGGTACTTCTCTATTTTCTGTTGCGTATGCTTTCTTTTTTTGAAAAGGTAAAGGGAGTAGTCTTGAATATATGGGAAGGTGTGATGTCGCTTAAGAATGTGAAGAATGTGCCTTTGTTTGTTCTTTACACTTTACTTATTTGGCTATGCTATTTCTATCATTTCTATATAACTTTCTATTGCTTCCAGTTTACGGAGCACCTTAGTTTCCTTGCCGGGCTGGTGATGTTTGTCGGCGGAACGTTTGCAGTCATTGTTCCCACGCCCAACGGGGCAGGACCCTGGCACTTTGCTGTCATCACTATGATGATGCTTTATGGGGTAAATGCTACGGATGCGGGTATATTTGCTCTGATAGTGCATGGCATACAGACGTTGCTGGTGATAGTGTTAGGCATCTACGGGTCGTTGCACCTGGCATTGGCGAATAGGGCAAAGAAATAGACGTTTCTTGTGGTGGGTTCCTATATTGTCACTTCTTGTGTTAGAGGACAGAGACAGTACTTATAGAGAGTACTCCTTTAAAAGTACTGTAATACTTCTTTGCAAGTACTTCAGTACTTCCTTATAAGTACTGAAGCCTAAAGGTTGTTGGAAGATTGGTTTCTTTAAACGATATTGTTGCTTGGATATAGAAGTGGGAGAAATTCCTAAATATGGTAGCTATATTAGGTGCAGATGTTCTATCGCAATATGTGAAGATGTAAAAGCCATGTTTAAGATAGCTGATGATTTAGTACTTTAGAAAAATCCCGGTTTATTGTACTTTCCGGGAATAAACCGTTATATTTGCGAAAACTAACTTTTTAGAATTATGAGTACAATCTTACAGTTAGCTCCACAGAATGTATGGAAGCACTTTTATTCACTGACCCAGATTCCCCGTCCGTCAGGACATATGGAGAAGATTACCAAATTCCTTATTGATTTTGGAAAAGGCTTGGGGTTGGAATCATTTGTCGACGAGGTCGGCAATGTTATTATTCGTAAGCCTGCCACTCCGGGTATGGAAAATCGCAAAGGCATCATCCTTCAGGCGCATATGGACATGGTGCCTCAGAAGAACAACGATACTATTCACGATTTTACAACAGATCCCATTGAAACCTATGTTGAGGGTGATTGGGTGAAAGCCAAAGGAACCACGCTGGGAGCAGATAATGGTTTGGGAGTAGCTGCCATTATGGCGGTGCTCGAAGATAATAACTTGAAGCATGGCCCATTGGAAGCTCTGATAACCAAGGATGAAGAAACGGGAATGTATGGTGCATTCGGTTTGAAACCCGGAACTATGCAAGGGGAAATTCTGCTGAACCTTGATTCTGAGGACGAAGGCGAACTCTATATCGGCTGTGCCGGTGGTCTTGATATTACTGCTACTTTGGAATATAAGGAGGAGACGCCTATGGCCGATTTCGTTGCTCGTAAGATTACGCTGAAAGGTTTGCGTGGCGGTCACTCCGGTTTGGAAATCAGTGAAGGGCGCGGTAATGCCAATAAATTGCTGGCACGCATCGTACATGATTTGCTGATTGAGTTTGACTCCCAGCTGGCAAGTTTTGAAGGTGGTAATATGCGTAATGCTATCCCTCGCGAAGCACATGCAGTATTGGTGTTCAATCTTGAGGATATGGACGGTTTGGAAGATTATATGAAGGAATACGAGGCACAACTGAATGACGAATATGCTCCGATTGAAAGTGGTATTACCCTGAGTATAGAAGAGGTAACTCTACCCACTGCCGTTGTTCCTTCAGAAATCCAGGATAATATGATTAACGTGTTGATGGCTTGCCAGAATGGTGTGATGCGTATGATTCCTACTGTTCCCGATACTGTAGAAACTTCCTCCAATTTGGCTATCGTAATCATTGCAGACGGTAAGGCCGAAGTTCGTATTTTGGCGCGTAGTTCTTGCGATACGATGAAGGATTTCCTGGCAGACAGCCTGACAGCTTGTTTCGCTATGGCAGGTATGAAGGTGGAATTGAGTGGTGGCTATTCTGGATGGCAGCCTAATGTGGATTCTCCTATACTGCATGCCATGAAGCTGTCCTATAAGCAGCAGTTTGGTGTGGAACCTGCCGTGAAGGTTATTCACGCAGGTCTGGAATGCGGTATTATTGGTGCCAATTGTCCAGGACTCGATATGATTTCTTTCGGTCCCACTTTGCGTTCTCCGCATTCACCGGACGAGCGTGCGTTAATTCCTACTGTTTCCAAGTTCTATGATTTCTTGGTGGCTACATTGGAGCAGACTCCTGAAAAGTAGAGAATACTTTATGTTATGAATAGGGGCAGGGTGCTTT
This genomic window contains:
- a CDS encoding aminoacyl-histidine dipeptidase encodes the protein MSTILQLAPQNVWKHFYSLTQIPRPSGHMEKITKFLIDFGKGLGLESFVDEVGNVIIRKPATPGMENRKGIILQAHMDMVPQKNNDTIHDFTTDPIETYVEGDWVKAKGTTLGADNGLGVAAIMAVLEDNNLKHGPLEALITKDEETGMYGAFGLKPGTMQGEILLNLDSEDEGELYIGCAGGLDITATLEYKEETPMADFVARKITLKGLRGGHSGLEISEGRGNANKLLARIVHDLLIEFDSQLASFEGGNMRNAIPREAHAVLVFNLEDMDGLEDYMKEYEAQLNDEYAPIESGITLSIEEVTLPTAVVPSEIQDNMINVLMACQNGVMRMIPTVPDTVETSSNLAIVIIADGKAEVRILARSSCDTMKDFLADSLTACFAMAGMKVELSGGYSGWQPNVDSPILHAMKLSYKQQFGVEPAVKVIHAGLECGIIGANCPGLDMISFGPTLRSPHSPDERALIPTVSKFYDFLVATLEQTPEK
- a CDS encoding lysylphosphatidylglycerol synthase transmembrane domain-containing protein, whose amino-acid sequence is MNKLLKKTLKIILPILLGGFILYWVYRDFDFSKAEEVLLHQTNWWWMLLSLFFGVMSHVLRGWRWKQTLEPLDAHPKTSDCVDAIFVSYATNLVLPRVGEVSRCGVLAKYDNVSFAKSLGTVVTERLVDTLCILLITGITFLAQMPVFFRFFEETGTKIPSLVHLVTSPWFYVALFSIIGVLVLLYFLLRMLSFFEKVKGVVLNIWEGVMSLKNVKNVPLFVLYTLLIWLCYFYHFYITFYCFQFTEHLSFLAGLVMFVGGTFAVIVPTPNGAGPWHFAVITMMMLYGVNATDAGIFALIVHGIQTLLVIVLGIYGSLHLALANRAKK